One part of the Solea solea chromosome 16, fSolSol10.1, whole genome shotgun sequence genome encodes these proteins:
- the LOC131476051 gene encoding tubulin beta-4B chain-like: MREIVHLQAGQCGNQIGAKFWEVISDEHGIDPSGTYHGDNDLQLERINVYFNEAAGGKYVPRAVLFDLEPGTMDSVRSGPFGQIFRPDSFVFGQTGAGNNWARGHYTEGAELVDSVLDVVRKESENCDCLQGFQLTHSLGGGTGSGMGTLLISKIREEYPDRIMNTFSVVPSPKVSDTVVEPYNATLSVHQLVENTDETFCIDNEALYDICFRTLKLTTPCYSDLNHLVSSTMSGVTTCLRFPGQLNADLRKLAVNMVPFPRLHFFMPGFAPLTSRGSQQYRALTVPELTQQMFDAKNMMAACDPRHGRYLTVAAIFRGRLSMKEVDEQMLNIQNKNSSYFVEWIPNNVKTAVCDIPPRGLKMSATFIGNSTAIQELFRRISEQFTAMFRRKAFLHWYTGEGMDEMEFTEAESNMNDLISEYQQYQDATAEEEGEFDEEGEEDMD; encoded by the coding sequence ATGAGGGAAATCGTACACCTGCAGGCAGGCCAGTGTGGCAACCAAATTGGAGCCAAGTTCTGGGAGGTGATAAGTGACGAACATGGCATTGACCCCTCTGGGACATACCACGGGGACAACGATCTGCAACTTGAGCGAATAAATGTGTACTTCAACGAGGCAGCAGGTGGGAAGTATGTTCCTCGTGCAGTGCTTTTTGACTTGGAGCCAGGGACGATGGACTCTGTGAGGTCTGGTCCATTTGGCCAGATCTTTAGACCAGACAGTTTCGTCTTTGGCCAGACCGGAGCAGGTAACAACTGGGCTAGAGGTCACTACACAGAGGGAGCTGAGCTGGTGGACTCTGTCTTGGATGTGGTGAGGAAGGAGTCAGAGAACTGCGACTGCCTCCAGGGCTTCCAGCTCACACACTCGCTGGGCGGAGGCACTGGCTCTGGCATGGGCACACTGCTCATCAGCAAAATCCGAGAGGAGTATCCAGATCGCATCATGAACACTTTCAGTGTGGTTCCTTCACCCAAGGTCTCAGACACAGTAGTGGAACCTTACAACGCCACCCTGTCTGTCCACCAACTGGTCGAGAACACAGATGAGACCTTCTGCATTGATAATGAGGCCCTGTATGACATCTGCTTCCGCACACTCAAGCTCACCACACCCTGCTACAGTGACCTCAATCATCTTGTCTCAAGCACCATGAGTGGTGTGACCACCTGCCTGCGCTTCCCTGGACAGCTCAATGCTGATCTGAGGAAACTGGCCGTTAACATGGTTCCCTTCCCCAGACTGCACTTCTTCATGCCAGGCTTTGCCCCCCTGACCAGTCGGGGCAGCCAGCAGTACAGAGCATTGACAGTGCCTGAACTCACTCAGCAGATGTTCGATGCCAAGAATATGATGGCTGCTTGTGACCCACGTCATGGGCGCTACCTCACAGTAGCAGCCATCTTCAGAGGCCGTCTTTCCATGAAGGAGGTGGACGAACAGATGTTGAACATTCAGAACAAGAACAGCAGCTACTTTGTGGAGTGGATCCCCAACAACGTTAAGACGGCAGTCTGTGACATCCCTCCCCGtggcctcaaaatgtccgccaCCTTCATTGGCAACAGCACAGCCATTCAAGAACTGTTCAGACGCATCTCAGAGCAGTTCACCGCCATGTTCCGCCGCAAGGCCTTCCTCCACTGGTACACAGGCGAGGGTATGGATGAGATGGAGTTCACTGAGGCTGAGAGCAACATGAACGACCTGATTTCTGAGTACCAGCAGTACCAGGACGCCACTGCCGAGGAAGAGGGCGAGTTTGATGAGGAAGGGGAAGAGGATATGGATTAA